In Deltaproteobacteria bacterium, a single genomic region encodes these proteins:
- a CDS encoding winged helix-turn-helix transcriptional regulator: MLETFVALAEGSRLRIVDLLRTGERPVGEIGEALALPQPQVSKHLKVLKQAGLVEVEARAQQRLYRLRAAPLRQLFDWLADYRALWEERFAGIDAVLADMQRATPGEDPGRPSPRRGPQKRAKT; this comes from the coding sequence ATGCTCGAGACGTTCGTCGCCCTCGCCGAGGGCAGTCGTCTGCGCATCGTCGATCTGCTGCGCACCGGTGAGCGACCGGTCGGCGAGATCGGCGAGGCGTTGGCGCTGCCGCAGCCGCAGGTGTCGAAGCACCTCAAGGTGCTCAAGCAGGCCGGCCTCGTCGAGGTCGAAGCACGCGCGCAGCAGCGACTGTATCGGCTGCGCGCGGCGCCGCTGCGTCAGCTCTTCGACTGGCTCGCGGACTACCGCGCGCTGTGGGAGGAGCGCTTCGCGGGGATCGACGCCGTGCTCGCGGACATGCAACGGGCCACACCGGGCGAAGACCCCGGTCGGCCATCACCGCGGCGAGGGCCGCAGAAGCGCGCGAAGACATGA
- a CDS encoding SRPBCC family protein, with amino-acid sequence MNATDSNAGDGTTMDLVGEAEIRISRSFAAPAALVFRALHDPEHVRRWWAPASRGQMTRCEIDLRVGGSWRYEMRTVGGELVGFHGTYLEIDAPHRVVSTEIFDPFPDAGSTVTVTLVEHDGTTTMTQHVVYPSRQVRDMVIATGMEHGMRESLRQLGEVVGGLSG; translated from the coding sequence ATGAACGCAACCGACTCGAACGCCGGCGACGGCACCACGATGGACCTCGTCGGCGAGGCCGAGATCCGCATCTCCCGCAGCTTCGCCGCCCCCGCGGCGCTGGTGTTCCGGGCGCTGCACGACCCCGAGCACGTGCGAAGGTGGTGGGCCCCGGCCTCGCGCGGACAGATGACACGCTGCGAGATCGACCTGCGCGTCGGCGGCAGCTGGCGCTACGAGATGCGCACGGTCGGTGGTGAGCTCGTGGGCTTCCACGGCACGTACCTCGAGATCGATGCGCCGCACCGCGTGGTCTCGACCGAGATCTTCGATCCCTTCCCCGACGCGGGCTCGACCGTCACCGTCACCCTGGTCGAGCACGACGGCACCACCACGATGACACAACACGTCGTGTATCCCTCCCGCCAGGTCCGCGACATGGTGATCGCGACCGGCATGGAACACGGCATGCGCGAGAGCCTGCGCCAGCTCGGCGAGGTCGTCGGTGGGCTATCGGGCTAG
- a CDS encoding inositol monophosphatase family protein: MDPQQLRELTAFAVESAQLAGSFTLGYFNAGTPHELKADRSPVTAADRGAEERLRKRIEQAFPSHGILGEEYGETQGREPGRWILDPIDGTVSFICGVPLYAVLVGFEWEGEMVAGVIHLPALGETVWAAKGQGCWWNGRRAHVSDTASLSQARLCTCGTKLLYDHGRGAAFERVRAQCLLDRGWSDAYAYALVATGRAEIVLDPVMSIWDTAACMPCVVEAGGSFTDWSGNATHRAPEAVATNGALLPAVMSAIRG, encoded by the coding sequence ATGGATCCGCAACAACTCCGAGAGCTGACCGCGTTCGCGGTCGAGAGCGCACAGCTGGCCGGTTCGTTCACGCTGGGCTACTTCAACGCGGGCACCCCCCACGAGCTGAAGGCCGATCGCTCGCCAGTGACGGCGGCCGATCGCGGCGCCGAGGAGCGCCTGCGCAAGCGCATCGAGCAGGCGTTCCCGAGTCACGGCATCCTCGGTGAGGAGTACGGCGAGACCCAAGGTCGCGAGCCGGGGCGGTGGATCCTCGATCCGATCGACGGCACCGTGTCGTTCATCTGCGGCGTGCCGCTCTATGCGGTGTTGGTCGGCTTCGAGTGGGAGGGCGAGATGGTCGCCGGCGTCATCCACCTGCCCGCGCTCGGCGAGACGGTGTGGGCGGCGAAGGGCCAGGGCTGCTGGTGGAACGGCCGCCGCGCGCACGTCTCCGACACCGCGAGCCTGTCGCAGGCGCGGCTGTGCACCTGCGGCACCAAGCTGCTGTACGACCACGGTCGCGGCGCCGCGTTCGAGCGCGTGCGCGCGCAGTGCCTGCTCGATCGCGGCTGGTCCGATGCCTACGCCTACGCGCTGGTCGCCACCGGCCGCGCGGAGATCGTGCTCGACCCGGTGATGAGCATCTGGGACACCGCCGCGTGCATGCCGTGCGTGGTCGAGGCCGGCGGCAGCTTCACCGACTGGAGCGGCAACGCCACCCATCGCGCACCCGAGGCGGTCGCGACCAACGGCGCGCTGCTGCCGGCGGTGATGTCCGCGATCCGCGGGTAG
- a CDS encoding helix-turn-helix transcriptional regulator, whose amino-acid sequence MAVAPAETSDGFTRQVGERLHAIRRARGYSLDELAALTGVSKGTLSQIETGGTNPTLGVLWRICDGLGLPFASMLGEGRVEGGTVVRKGDSAVIRSSEGELASRPLTPERALGDTEIYELHLAARSTHVADAHAPGTREGIIVVAGVVRIRAGSATYDLGSGDTLSFAADVPHSYENPGRTDARMYNVIVYGRR is encoded by the coding sequence GTGGCGGTCGCGCCCGCCGAGACCTCGGACGGTTTCACCCGCCAGGTCGGTGAGCGGCTGCACGCGATCCGCCGCGCCCGCGGCTACTCGCTCGACGAGCTCGCGGCGCTGACCGGGGTGTCGAAGGGCACGCTGTCGCAGATCGAGACCGGCGGCACCAACCCGACGCTCGGCGTGCTGTGGCGGATCTGCGACGGGCTCGGCCTGCCGTTCGCGTCGATGCTCGGCGAGGGTCGCGTAGAGGGGGGTACGGTGGTCCGCAAGGGCGATTCGGCGGTGATTCGCTCGAGCGAGGGCGAGCTCGCGAGTCGCCCGCTGACGCCGGAGCGCGCGCTGGGAGACACCGAAATCTACGAGCTGCACCTCGCGGCGCGCTCGACCCACGTCGCCGATGCCCATGCCCCCGGGACGCGCGAGGGAATCATCGTGGTCGCCGGTGTCGTGCGCATCCGGGCGGGCAGCGCCACGTACGACCTCGGCTCGGGCGACACGCTCAGCTTCGCGGCCGACGTGCCCCACAGCTACGAGAACCCCGGCAGAACGGACGCGCGCATGTACAACGTGATCGTCTACGGTCGGCGCTAG
- a CDS encoding DUF2325 domain-containing protein, producing MEALLEEKGFEEVQWWCGQRHDQFRRPIPRTIGLVIVLTDAINHSMMRSIRLRCRAMDIPVVCSRSRKSELHGHLDHLDHLDHLDQLGGAPVRLLTGRRTKMNGVRRPW from the coding sequence GTGGAGGCGCTGCTCGAGGAGAAGGGGTTCGAGGAGGTGCAGTGGTGGTGCGGTCAGCGGCACGACCAGTTCAGGCGGCCGATCCCGCGGACCATCGGCCTCGTCATCGTGCTGACCGACGCGATCAACCACTCGATGATGCGGTCGATCCGGCTGCGCTGCCGGGCGATGGACATCCCGGTGGTCTGTTCGCGCTCGCGCAAGAGCGAGCTGCACGGGCACCTCGACCACCTCGACCACCTCGACCACCTCGACCAACTTGGGGGTGCGCCCGTCAGGCTGCTGACCGGCCGTCGCACGAAGATGAACGGGGTCCGTCGCCCGTGGTAG
- a CDS encoding insulinase family protein, with protein sequence MHLLTSLSLSLLFALTPPKDRGGPEVAAVPWPADAAEAAAIEDPLQVTTFVLDNGLTVMLSENHARPEVFGAVAVRTGGKNDPPDNTGMAHYLEHMLFKGTQDLGTTDWRAEQPVQQRIEELYERLRSADAGARAGIQAELAAAVSQSYRYAVPGELDALLGQIGGTGVNAFTTYDETVYHNTFPASQLQAWLAIYAHRFENPVFRLFPTELEAVYEEKNIAIDTTGYELFRRFMRAAFPQHPYGTNDVLGEVDHLKRPSLRAMKAYFERWYVPGNMVLVLSGDFDTATVRPWIEAEFGRWAGKPTPAPPARTIAPFRPGERVAMRLSPIRVGAVAFRTPREADPEFAELSVARLLLSNEQRSGLIDRLSDDGKVLLAMHVPADLADSNLDVVAYAPRLLTQSFAGAERLVLRQFERIAKGEFDAAEFEALRTALLTKAALRWEDNRERALAMAHAFVARGGWQGQLDYLARLHGMTKADVVRAAARMFGASHLTIRSRAGYPKKQRLEKPKTPPVTPVPGAHSSFYRAMQERPSPAPKLALVDPARDLDHANVREGVTLHGNGNPFNDIYTLELRFGVGTDDIRELDMLADVLGRIGGEHIPRERFHRELFRLSTTLEARAESDRFVVTLQGPEQHRTRALRLLTELLDAPAFERRPLRQVRREIWGYRRIGRKDAGNVADALRERVVWGEQSKYRRETGPGGARALGPERLRRAWRRVQDYAIEARYVGRKPLVEIARALDHALPPGVAQLPAKPQVIPARVLPSQTTVYFVPRRDAVQTRLWFAVDGAAVVPADRAAADAFSEYFGGGMAGLVFQEVRELRALAYSAHGDYERDDEPQQHGWLQGFVGCQADKTFEAIDVMLGLITQMPSKPERMGMVRQALSRSQETATPPFRELQAELETWRRRGHDGDPRPELMAGYAQIEFDDIERFYREHVAQRPVAIMVVGDPRKVKPKDLARYGKVVRVREGSLYSR encoded by the coding sequence GTGCACCTGCTGACCTCGCTCTCCCTGTCGCTACTGTTCGCGCTCACGCCCCCGAAGGATCGTGGGGGCCCGGAGGTCGCCGCGGTGCCGTGGCCCGCCGATGCTGCCGAGGCCGCGGCGATCGAGGATCCGTTGCAGGTCACGACCTTCGTGCTCGACAACGGCTTGACCGTGATGCTGAGCGAGAACCACGCGCGCCCGGAGGTGTTCGGCGCGGTCGCGGTGCGCACCGGCGGCAAGAACGACCCGCCGGACAACACCGGCATGGCGCACTACCTCGAGCACATGCTGTTCAAGGGCACGCAGGATCTCGGCACCACCGACTGGCGCGCCGAGCAGCCGGTGCAGCAGCGCATCGAGGAGCTCTACGAGCGGCTGCGCAGCGCCGACGCCGGCGCACGGGCGGGCATCCAGGCCGAGCTCGCCGCCGCGGTCTCGCAGTCGTATCGCTACGCGGTGCCGGGTGAGCTCGACGCGCTGCTGGGCCAGATCGGTGGCACCGGCGTCAACGCCTTCACGACCTACGACGAGACCGTCTACCACAACACGTTCCCCGCCTCGCAGCTGCAGGCGTGGCTGGCGATCTACGCCCACCGCTTCGAGAACCCGGTCTTTCGCCTGTTCCCCACCGAGCTCGAGGCGGTCTACGAAGAGAAGAACATCGCGATCGACACCACCGGCTACGAGCTGTTCCGTCGCTTCATGCGCGCGGCCTTTCCGCAGCATCCCTACGGCACCAACGACGTGCTCGGTGAGGTCGACCACCTCAAGCGACCGTCGCTGCGCGCGATGAAGGCCTACTTCGAGCGCTGGTACGTGCCCGGCAACATGGTGCTGGTGCTGTCGGGCGACTTCGACACCGCGACCGTGCGGCCGTGGATCGAGGCCGAGTTCGGCCGCTGGGCCGGCAAGCCCACGCCCGCGCCGCCGGCCCGCACGATCGCACCGTTTCGCCCCGGCGAGCGCGTCGCGATGCGGCTGTCGCCGATCCGCGTGGGCGCGGTCGCGTTCCGGACCCCGCGCGAGGCCGACCCCGAGTTCGCCGAGCTCTCGGTCGCGCGGCTGTTGCTGTCGAACGAGCAGCGCTCGGGGCTCATCGATCGCCTCTCCGACGACGGCAAGGTGTTGCTGGCGATGCACGTGCCGGCCGATCTCGCGGACAGCAACCTCGACGTCGTCGCGTACGCGCCGCGCCTGCTCACGCAGAGCTTCGCCGGCGCCGAGCGGCTGGTGCTGCGGCAGTTCGAGCGCATCGCGAAGGGCGAGTTCGACGCGGCCGAGTTCGAGGCCCTGCGCACCGCGCTGCTGACCAAGGCCGCGCTGCGGTGGGAGGACAACCGCGAGCGCGCGCTCGCGATGGCGCACGCATTCGTGGCCCGCGGCGGCTGGCAGGGGCAGCTCGACTACCTCGCGCGGCTGCATGGCATGACCAAGGCCGATGTGGTGCGGGCCGCCGCGCGCATGTTCGGCGCCTCGCATCTGACCATCCGCTCGCGCGCGGGCTATCCCAAGAAGCAGCGACTCGAGAAGCCCAAGACCCCGCCGGTCACGCCGGTGCCCGGCGCTCACTCGAGCTTCTACCGCGCGATGCAGGAGCGGCCCTCGCCGGCGCCGAAGCTCGCGCTGGTCGATCCGGCCCGCGACCTCGACCACGCGAACGTGCGCGAGGGCGTGACGCTGCACGGCAACGGCAACCCGTTCAACGACATCTACACCCTCGAGCTGCGCTTCGGCGTCGGCACCGACGACATCCGCGAGCTCGACATGCTCGCCGACGTGCTCGGGCGCATCGGCGGCGAGCACATCCCGCGCGAGCGCTTCCATCGCGAGCTGTTCCGGCTGAGCACCACGCTCGAGGCCCGCGCCGAGTCCGATCGGTTCGTGGTCACGCTGCAGGGGCCCGAGCAACATCGCACCCGTGCGCTGCGCCTGCTCACCGAGCTCCTCGACGCGCCGGCGTTCGAGCGCCGGCCGCTGCGACAGGTGCGTCGCGAGATCTGGGGCTACCGCCGCATCGGTCGCAAGGACGCCGGCAACGTCGCCGACGCGCTGCGCGAGCGCGTGGTGTGGGGGGAGCAGTCGAAGTACCGCCGCGAGACCGGACCGGGCGGCGCGCGGGCGCTGGGGCCCGAGCGGCTGCGCCGCGCATGGCGACGGGTGCAGGACTACGCGATCGAGGCCCGCTACGTCGGACGCAAGCCGCTGGTGGAGATCGCCCGCGCGCTCGATCACGCGTTGCCGCCGGGCGTGGCCCAGCTCCCGGCCAAGCCACAGGTCATCCCCGCGCGGGTGCTGCCGTCGCAGACCACCGTCTACTTCGTGCCGCGACGCGACGCGGTGCAGACCCGACTGTGGTTCGCAGTCGACGGCGCCGCGGTGGTGCCGGCCGATCGCGCGGCTGCCGACGCCTTCAGCGAGTACTTCGGCGGCGGCATGGCGGGCCTGGTGTTCCAAGAGGTTCGCGAGCTGCGGGCGCTGGCCTACTCCGCCCACGGCGACTACGAACGCGACGACGAGCCGCAGCAGCACGGCTGGCTGCAGGGCTTCGTGGGCTGTCAGGCCGACAAGACCTTCGAGGCCATCGACGTGATGCTCGGACTCATCACGCAGATGCCGAGCAAGCCCGAGCGCATGGGCATGGTGAGGCAGGCGCTCTCGCGCAGCCAGGAGACCGCGACGCCGCCGTTCCGCGAGTTGCAGGCCGAGCTCGAGACCTGGCGCCGCCGCGGTCACGACGGCGATCCTCGCCCCGAGCTGATGGCCGGCTACGCGCAGATCGAGTTCGACGACATCGAACGCTTCTATCGCGAGCACGTCGCCCAGCGACCGGTCGCGATCATGGTGGTCGGCGACCCGCGCAAGGTGAAGCCCAAGGATCTCGCGCGCTACGGCAAGGTCGTGCGCGTGCGAGAGGGCTCCCTCTACAGCCGCTGA
- a CDS encoding VCBS repeat-containing protein, translating to MRRSWLFLISLAACGGGDASSSDASAGLTGTTTNNGSDSGSGSTATIGTSLTTAGSDSGSATEGVKFDVPVEETTGTTGVLPPSCKVEDDMNGVGDCTEFAPPDAFEPVTQWDFMGPPGFAESIVTPLVANMTDDNGDGEIDLCDIPDVVVVAGPPLGDTPPARIYVLDGATGVPHFDTGDEMVQWGGTPALGDIDGDGMVEIVTSRPNGAAHLVAFGHDGTLEWESSAVWNGAQSSAVALADVDGDGDVEIAAGANLFDHTGALLWSQPANDQSYSATAIADLDGDDQMEILVSGAVFHADGTLYWNVPQASGGWSHPQVADLDDDPEPEVLYALNNGVVMFEHDGTLVWGPTAPAGNPTDMNRPINIHNYDLDDDREFGAADPTHYGIYNRDASIVWTAPVLDASGQSGGTAFDFIGAGVAQAIYMDESTVYVFDDAGSVLMQVPYRSGTIIEYPTVADIDNDGSAEILVASNTLLFGGQVEFTVRAVRDVRDRWVQARRIWNQHSYHVTNVREDGTIPQHEPKHWGLLNTFRTQAQIEQGGLCQPQPRG from the coding sequence ATGCGTAGATCCTGGCTGTTTCTGATTTCCCTGGCGGCCTGCGGCGGCGGCGATGCGTCGAGCTCGGACGCCAGCGCGGGGCTCACCGGTACCACGACCAACAACGGCAGCGACTCCGGCTCCGGCTCCACCGCGACCATCGGCACCTCGCTCACCACGGCCGGCAGTGACTCGGGCTCCGCGACCGAGGGCGTGAAGTTCGACGTGCCGGTCGAGGAGACCACCGGCACCACCGGCGTGTTGCCGCCCAGCTGCAAGGTCGAGGACGACATGAACGGCGTGGGCGACTGCACCGAGTTCGCGCCGCCCGACGCGTTCGAGCCGGTGACGCAGTGGGACTTCATGGGTCCGCCGGGGTTCGCCGAGTCGATCGTGACGCCGCTGGTCGCGAACATGACCGATGACAACGGCGACGGCGAGATCGACCTGTGCGACATCCCCGATGTCGTGGTGGTCGCGGGGCCACCGCTGGGCGACACGCCGCCGGCGCGCATCTACGTGCTCGACGGCGCCACCGGGGTGCCGCACTTCGACACCGGCGACGAGATGGTGCAGTGGGGCGGGACCCCTGCCCTGGGCGACATCGACGGCGACGGCATGGTCGAGATCGTGACCAGCCGGCCCAACGGCGCCGCGCACCTGGTCGCGTTCGGACACGATGGCACGCTCGAGTGGGAGAGCAGCGCGGTGTGGAACGGCGCGCAGTCCAGCGCAGTGGCCCTCGCCGACGTCGACGGCGACGGTGACGTCGAGATCGCCGCCGGCGCCAACCTGTTCGATCACACCGGGGCGTTGCTGTGGAGCCAGCCCGCCAACGATCAGAGCTACTCGGCGACCGCGATCGCCGACCTCGACGGCGATGATCAGATGGAGATCCTGGTCTCGGGTGCGGTCTTCCACGCCGACGGCACGCTCTACTGGAACGTGCCCCAGGCCAGCGGCGGCTGGTCGCATCCCCAGGTCGCCGACCTCGACGACGACCCCGAGCCCGAGGTCCTGTACGCGCTGAACAACGGCGTGGTCATGTTCGAACACGACGGCACGCTCGTGTGGGGCCCGACCGCGCCGGCGGGCAACCCCACCGACATGAACCGGCCGATCAACATCCACAACTACGACCTCGACGACGACCGCGAGTTCGGGGCCGCCGATCCCACGCACTACGGCATCTACAACCGCGATGCGAGCATCGTCTGGACCGCGCCGGTGCTCGACGCCAGCGGGCAGTCCGGCGGCACCGCGTTCGACTTCATCGGCGCAGGCGTGGCGCAGGCGATCTACATGGACGAGAGCACGGTCTACGTCTTCGATGACGCCGGCAGCGTGCTGATGCAGGTGCCGTATCGCTCCGGCACGATCATCGAGTACCCGACCGTCGCCGACATCGACAACGACGGCTCCGCCGAGATCCTCGTCGCCTCCAACACGCTGCTGTTCGGCGGCCAGGTCGAGTTCACGGTGCGTGCGGTGCGTGACGTGCGAGATCGGTGGGTGCAGGCGCGCCGCATCTGGAATCAGCACAGCTATCACGTCACCAACGTGCGGGAAGACGGCACCATCCCGCAGCACGAGCCCAAACACTGGGGCCTGCTCAATACCTTCCGCACCCAGGCGCAGATCGAGCAAGGCGGTCTGTGCCAGCCGCAGCCCCGCGGATGA
- a CDS encoding serine/threonine protein kinase, with the protein MDDRAHEERLEGRVRDAAPLGRDLQAAHWHANVASRLFGTTVAPPRIGRYRVIARLGEGASGVVWSAIDPELDRRVAIKLLHARASGDEGDALVREAKALARLSHPNVVPVYDAGQHEGQVFVTLELVEGRTMRQWLATQPQWREIVEVFAQAAHGLHAAHCAGIVHRDVKPENILIGADGRVRVSDFGIARAFGRDEPHALTRSDTASSTAGVGTPAYMAPEQFLCDAEQARTDQFGLCVALHEALYGERPFQGRDRMALAAAVTAGRRRPPPEGAAVPRWLERVVARGLQTAPAARFADMAALARELERGHRRRRWTWLPLLAVGLGAAGLAMAATTPARPGCSERDDRLAQVWNPEVAQQIHAAFAATGLAYADERSAQLAAAFDRFALAWREAHAQACNEHGQDDAVALAQQYCLHTRLLELSSLTAAFTRADAAVVEHAAIGGRALRAPAECLYAAPTAPAHDPAQDLELRAAIARARALGDVGKLVDGLAAAHAAVEQARTLGDRSLESEALLAQAELENPLVGSRLEVDPVATMHAAVLSAEAARRGDLLAIAMVMSVEAGVFRGDYDGALALAPRAREAVAALGDPPELLGRVELALGELSTMQRDDGDALSALERARVSFERSGASSRRWLAQTYNLLGETHFRHDEYDDARRDYQQAVAIAIAELGSRHVMVANATGNLAETYFLAGDLDTAERHFADALTIRREIFGEDSVWVIHSIAHLGDIALERGDASAALRHYRDALARHERQPRLEQAPAPEDEVANVFRDLQIWLQTAWLRNGAAAALLELGQLDEALAEADAVADVGLPDDVQHPDLTRRIDMRGQVLLAQGHVDEAADALAAALARLERRYGSAARPLVFALVGLGRARLLQGRVAEGRASIARALAILSPTPGAHARLREQARAALAGLDAVPAEPPVVSPRG; encoded by the coding sequence GTGGACGACCGCGCGCACGAGGAGCGGCTGGAGGGGCGCGTGCGCGATGCGGCGCCGCTCGGGCGCGACCTCCAGGCGGCCCACTGGCACGCCAACGTCGCGAGCCGGTTGTTCGGCACCACCGTCGCACCGCCACGCATCGGCCGCTATCGGGTGATCGCGCGGCTCGGCGAGGGCGCCAGCGGTGTGGTGTGGTCGGCGATCGATCCGGAGCTCGATCGCAGGGTCGCCATCAAGCTGCTGCACGCGCGCGCCAGCGGCGACGAGGGCGATGCACTCGTACGCGAGGCCAAGGCGCTCGCGCGGCTCTCCCACCCCAACGTGGTGCCGGTGTACGACGCCGGCCAGCACGAGGGCCAGGTGTTCGTCACGCTCGAGCTGGTCGAGGGCCGCACGATGCGGCAGTGGCTGGCGACGCAGCCGCAGTGGCGGGAGATCGTCGAGGTGTTCGCACAGGCGGCGCACGGCCTGCACGCGGCGCACTGCGCCGGCATCGTACACCGCGACGTGAAGCCGGAGAACATCCTCATCGGCGCCGACGGACGGGTGCGTGTGTCGGACTTCGGCATCGCGCGCGCGTTCGGCCGCGACGAGCCGCACGCGCTCACTCGGAGCGATACCGCGTCGTCGACCGCGGGCGTCGGCACGCCGGCATACATGGCCCCGGAGCAGTTCTTGTGCGACGCGGAGCAGGCGCGCACCGATCAGTTCGGGCTTTGCGTCGCGCTGCACGAGGCGCTGTACGGCGAGCGGCCGTTCCAGGGGCGCGATCGCATGGCCCTGGCCGCGGCGGTGACCGCCGGGCGTCGTCGCCCGCCGCCCGAGGGCGCCGCGGTGCCGCGGTGGCTCGAGCGTGTGGTGGCCCGTGGGCTGCAGACGGCGCCCGCGGCTCGCTTCGCTGACATGGCGGCGCTCGCCCGCGAGCTCGAGCGTGGCCATCGGCGTCGTCGGTGGACGTGGCTGCCGTTGCTCGCTGTCGGGCTCGGCGCGGCGGGATTGGCGATGGCCGCGACCACGCCGGCGCGTCCGGGCTGCAGCGAGCGCGACGATCGACTCGCGCAGGTGTGGAATCCCGAGGTCGCGCAGCAGATCCACGCCGCCTTCGCCGCGACCGGTCTCGCCTACGCCGACGAGCGGTCGGCCCAGCTGGCGGCGGCGTTCGACCGATTCGCGCTCGCGTGGCGCGAGGCCCATGCGCAAGCGTGCAACGAGCACGGGCAAGACGACGCGGTCGCACTCGCGCAGCAGTACTGCCTGCACACGCGGCTGCTCGAGCTGTCGTCGCTGACGGCGGCGTTCACCCGCGCCGACGCAGCGGTGGTCGAGCACGCCGCGATCGGAGGTCGCGCGCTGCGTGCACCCGCGGAGTGTCTCTACGCCGCCCCGACCGCGCCGGCGCACGACCCCGCGCAGGACCTCGAGCTGCGGGCGGCGATCGCCCGCGCGCGTGCGCTCGGCGACGTCGGCAAGCTCGTCGACGGCCTCGCTGCGGCCCACGCCGCGGTGGAGCAGGCGCGTACGCTCGGCGATCGATCGCTGGAGTCCGAGGCCCTGCTCGCACAGGCCGAGCTCGAGAACCCGCTGGTCGGCTCGCGCCTCGAGGTCGACCCGGTGGCGACGATGCACGCCGCAGTGCTCTCGGCCGAGGCCGCGCGCCGCGGCGATCTGCTGGCGATCGCGATGGTCATGTCGGTCGAGGCGGGGGTCTTCCGCGGCGACTACGACGGCGCACTCGCGCTCGCACCCCGCGCCCGCGAGGCCGTCGCGGCGCTGGGCGATCCGCCCGAGCTGCTCGGACGCGTCGAGCTCGCGCTGGGCGAGCTGAGCACGATGCAGCGCGACGACGGCGACGCCTTGTCGGCGCTCGAGCGCGCGCGGGTGTCGTTCGAGCGCAGCGGTGCGAGCAGCCGCCGTTGGCTGGCGCAGACCTACAACCTGCTGGGCGAGACCCACTTCCGCCACGACGAGTACGACGACGCGCGGCGCGACTACCAGCAGGCCGTGGCGATCGCGATCGCGGAGCTCGGCAGCCGCCACGTCATGGTCGCCAACGCCACCGGCAACCTCGCCGAGACCTACTTCCTGGCCGGCGACCTCGACACCGCCGAGCGCCACTTCGCCGATGCACTGACGATCCGTCGCGAGATCTTCGGCGAAGACTCGGTGTGGGTCATCCACAGCATCGCGCACCTCGGCGACATCGCCCTCGAACGTGGCGATGCCAGCGCGGCGCTCCGCCACTACCGCGACGCGCTGGCGCGACACGAGCGGCAGCCACGGCTCGAGCAGGCGCCCGCACCCGAGGACGAGGTCGCCAACGTCTTTCGCGATCTGCAGATCTGGCTGCAGACCGCCTGGCTGCGCAACGGCGCAGCCGCGGCGTTGCTCGAGCTGGGGCAGCTCGACGAGGCGCTGGCCGAGGCCGACGCGGTCGCGGACGTGGGGCTGCCCGACGATGTGCAACATCCCGACCTCACGCGGCGCATCGACATGCGCGGGCAGGTGCTGCTGGCGCAGGGCCACGTCGACGAGGCTGCCGATGCGCTGGCGGCTGCACTGGCGCGGCTCGAGCGTCGCTACGGCAGCGCGGCCCGACCACTGGTGTTCGCGTTGGTCGGGCTGGGTCGCGCGCGGCTGCTGCAGGGCCGTGTCGCCGAGGGACGGGCATCGATCGCGCGTGCGCTCGCGATCCTCTCGCCGACCCCCGGCGCCCATGCGCGGCTGCGCGAGCAGGCCCGCGCGGCGCTGGCGGGGCTCGACGCCGTGCCCGCGGAGCCGCCCGTCGTCAGCCCGCGGGGTTGA
- a CDS encoding sigma-70 family RNA polymerase sigma factor translates to MGDLALLDRWRGGDSTAGSALFERHFDALCRFFRNKLAAGDGVDDLIQRTMLALVESRDRFRGEASFRTYLFTIARHELYAHLKRSGREQARFDPLVHSVHDHGPSPTTILAQRKEQRMLLEALRRVPLELQVVLELYYWEDLAASELARVLELPEGTVRTRIRRGRALLEQALGELGEGEAELHSTLAGLEDWARSVRAQAGAR, encoded by the coding sequence ATGGGCGACCTCGCGCTGCTCGATCGCTGGCGCGGCGGCGACTCCACCGCCGGCAGTGCGTTGTTCGAGCGGCACTTCGACGCGTTGTGCCGATTCTTCCGCAACAAGTTGGCGGCGGGTGACGGTGTCGACGACCTGATCCAGCGCACGATGCTGGCCTTGGTCGAGAGCCGCGATCGCTTCCGCGGCGAGGCGAGCTTTCGCACCTATCTGTTCACGATCGCCCGCCACGAGCTCTACGCCCATCTCAAGCGCAGCGGTCGCGAGCAGGCGCGCTTCGATCCGCTCGTGCACTCCGTGCATGATCACGGCCCGTCGCCCACCACGATCCTCGCGCAGCGAAAGGAGCAGCGGATGCTGCTCGAGGCGCTGCGCCGGGTCCCGCTCGAGCTTCAGGTCGTGCTCGAGCTCTACTACTGGGAGGACCTCGCCGCCTCGGAGCTCGCGCGCGTGCTCGAGCTGCCCGAAGGCACCGTGCGCACGCGGATCCGCCGCGGACGCGCGCTGCTCGAGCAAGCGCTCGGCGAGCTCGGCGAGGGCGAGGCCGAGCTCCACTCGACGCTCGCAGGTCTCGAGGACTGGGCGCGATCGGTGCGCGCGCAGGCCGGCGCGCGCTGA